Below is a genomic region from Malassezia restricta chromosome VIII, complete sequence.
GGTCATCTTCGTAATCTTGCTCCATGTAATCCCCCACCACCACCGCTTTGGCTCCCATACTCTGAGCGAGTCTGACTTTTTGTTCAAAGGAGCATACTCCCCGCTCCATCAAGGCTACCCAATCTGATGGTGGGTGCTTGTTTTTGGGCTTGCCTTTCACAGTTTGATCGATCGACTTTTCCCAGTGCACCTTGTTTGCCAGATGAACACCTGAAGCTTTGGGTATACATCCATAGTTATTGTTGGTCTCCAGAAACGCTTGAATGGGGATAAGTGTACCCCACAAGCCCTCGTCTTCAACGCGTCTAAGCCCGAAAGCAGCTGGCCTTGTAAAATATGACTGATGAGCACTCGGTATAAGAATCTTGTTTCCAGGCCATTCTACCCTGCGTCTCATATCGTCCGACAAATTTTCTCTCGGGGGAGCCCGAAAGTGCGATTTCCCTGCTCTAACATCTGAGTCGACTGAGGTGTACAGATCCATATCTACACCAGCATGTTCTAAAGCCAAAGCGAGCGGGACAAGTGAGAGGAATAGAGCCAGTATTGGGTTTAAATGCATACACTCCAGAAGCGTCGCTTATGATGGTCACTCGTTGTGGTGTTGATTTTGGCGTCCCAATTCAGTAGCCAAATTTTGTCGCACGACCCATGCATGATTTTTAATTTTTGAACCAGGCAACGATATTTGGCCACAGTCGGAGAGCATTAGCAAGATTCCCTACATCGAAATCCATATTGTATCTAGTGCTTAGTAGATGCTATCGCATTAGAGAGCGGCTGGGCAGTAGTAGGTGGCGCAAGCCCATCGGATCCCGGTTCACTAAGAGACGGCGCAGCATGAGGTTCTGAGTCTTTGCTGGAGATACGGGCCGTGGCAACAGACTCGTTCAAAATGTCGTGTGAGGCGATCTCACCCGAGCTGTTGGCCTGCTTCGTTGATTGAGCATCATCTTCCTGCTTCTTAGACTCTGAGGATTCATCAACGCCATTACTGTTGGAGACTTTCTTCTTGGACAACGCGGCAGAAGCTGATACCATAGGTGCATGGTCCTCTGCTTGGTTGTTCGACTCTTTCTGCTCCTTAGCATCTTTTGACTCATTCACACTGGCCAAGGCAGTACTGGATTGGTCATGGGAAGCAGCTTCCACACGAGCAGGTGGCTCCTTTCCACCCATTCCTAAGTACTCGTTCTTGATCTTCCGTTTCTCCTCATTACGAGTACGGATAATTTCTTCGCCCTCAGGCGTGTTCCATGGACCCGCATCCGACATCATACAGCCACCCTGGCACTGACATTTGCCACCAATCAGGGATGGGATATTTTCCATAGGAATCTGTTTGGCCAGCTCACCAATGTAGTTGGAGCCTAAAATTTGGATTTTCTCACGCGTCACTGGATCAAGCCAGGCCTTCACGACAGTCCAAACTGTTGTGAAGATATACGGAGCATTGATGATGTAGAAGCGACCCATAGTTTCTGGGTAATAATACTGACCGATCTTGCTGGCCTGCTGAACATAGGAAGACACCTTCCAAAATTGACCGATACCCACGTTCTTGAGATCCATAACAGTGCAGCTCGTTTCGATCAGATTTTGGTTAATGGCAGAGCACACAGGCAGACGTTCATGGAGACACTTCTCGTATTCGTACACTAGCTCCTGAATTAGACGCTCAGGAGTGGTGACATTGAAAAGCTTGTTCAAATCAAGTTTACCAAGCTGTTCAATGTACAGAGGACGCCCATCTTTGTCCGTCTTGTGATAGAACTTTGGATAGAGCTCGTTGACGGCTTCTTTTTCAGGAAAGGAAAAGTTTTCATACAACTCATCCACCTTGAATTCACAACGCCATGTCTCAGACTCAAATAGCATGCTTTTAGCGGCTTCAAAGTCCCATTTACGAGCACGCATAAATCGACACACTGGAATGTGAGCACAGTATCATACATACAATAGGCATCATCGTGACGTTCAGGTGCATAGAAGCCATGCTGCTTTAGCTTCTCGGCGTCAGTATTATTTCAGCGACCCTGAACGCACCTGGTCGCGCATCTTTGACAATTTATGCTGTTGACCAGGATCGAGGTTTCCTGGGCGACCTGGGAGGGCTTGCTGCTGGTTCGACGACATTGGCTCACTCATCTTATCCTTATTAGGAGAATGTTTCTTTAGACGGAACATACAACCAGAACAAGCCACAACCTGTCACACAGATGACCACCGGCTAGAATGTAGCGGTAGGACGGGAGGTCAATGCCCGACATTTTGAGCAAGGCAAATGTCCACACGACTAGAGCACGTGACCTAAACCCTGGTCCGAAAGCGCGATCATCTTAACGTGTGTCATTGCCGGCTAACCTGCGCGACGCGACAGGATGAATATTCGTCAAGCCACGGTATGTACTACTTGAAGCGGGGTGATATTGACAATAAGATGGATGATATGATGGGGATGCAGAACTGCAATCTGCATAATCTCCCCGAAAATTATACCATGCGTTATTGTAAGTTTGCTCAAGCTCACTCTTCCAGACTTCTACCATGCATTGACGTGGCCCCAACTTTCTTATGTGGCAGAAGACGAAAACGGGAATATTGTTGGCTACATACTAGGAAAAATGTGCGTAAAGATGTAAACATTGACAGCTTAAGGGATGAGGACCCAGAAGATGGCGTTCCGGCTGGTCACGTAACCAGTATTTCTGTGCTTCGTTCACACCGGCGTTTGGGTCTAGCGAACAAATTGATGAAACTCAGTCGTATGTTTGCACGCATCTGACTAGCAGAAaccgcgatgcgcgacgtATTTGGTGCCAATCACGTCTCTCTCCATGTGCGTGAGTCCAACCGAGCTGCCATCTCTCTATATACCCAAGCGCTAGGATTTCAAGTGCAAGGTACTGAAGCTTCTTACTACGCTGATGGCGAGAATGCTCTTTCGATGCGCCTCCTACTCAAGTAGTATATCCTCTACGACATACTGCTCAATAGACTCTTTGCATATGTACATGATTCTACGGAACATGTCCATTCGGGATCATAGAGCTTAAACTGGATTTGTGAAAAGGAGAGTATGCAAGTATCACTGAGCATAAAACATCTTTATAAATCCATGAGCACATCCGAATTACAGCAAGCGGCGCTTGCTGTCATATTCCCAATAGTCACGATCCCAATCATTAGCATTTGCTTTGAACAGATAGTGACAGCCGAAGAAACCAATAATCAAAACAGCAGCAATTCCAGCAATGATACCCCAAGCAGCATTACGATAATGCGGACCTTCCCAATCGTAAGGATTACTCCCTTTCGATGGAGGCGGACGGGGATGGGGTCGGTGGTGATGTGAGCGATGCGGCCGCAAAGAGGAAatgggcggcgcatctCGGCCCTGCATGAAAACAAAGTCTGTAGTTTCAGTAGCCGCAATCATCTCATAGTCTTGATGAGAGACTCCCGCGATATAGGCGAGAGTGTGGGTTTTCGGAAAACCGCCAGGCAGTTCACACAGCATTTTCATGAAATAAGAACCCCTTTGGAGGTGGCTATAGCCCTGATATTGTGCCGCGCATTGTGTATTTCCCTGTCCATTATCCAGCAGACCCAGAGAATAGCCCACATTTCTCTTTAAAAACCGGTTCCTAATAAGGTCTGGATTACCACTGTCTTTCACATACTTTGGCATAGCATCCGCATCCCCAATACCAAAAGGCCAAGCGTCAATCTTGTCCTCACAGGACTCTCCGTCCAAGTTCGAGGGATTGTTATTCGGGCGATCGCTTGTTATCCAAGCCCATGAACCAGGATTACCAATCCAAAATCTGAGAGCACGGTCATACCATTTAGGGTTTTTGACGACTGCATACCGTTGTACAGCTTGAGCACCCATAGAGTGCCCCGCAAAGACAATTTGATTAAGGTTTGGGAATGTCTTGATGAAATGTTGAGCCATTAAATCTAGAACACGATAAGATGTCACACTGTGGGACATTTCAGGACCATGCGAGGCACCACCGTTGGCCCAGTGGGAATTTTTGAAGTATAAGTAGTTTTCTTTAACGGCACCTGCTTCCTTGTCATTTTGGTTCAAAAATACCGGCGCGGCAAGAATAGCCTCATCCTTCGGTAGCGTTCGGTTGTGAATCAAGAACTCCCGAGCATTAAAATGCAAATTCACATAATTCCATGCATCCCTGGGTTTACCAGGAAGAGTAATGATTACACGTTTGACTTGATCACGATCATAGGTGTTAGGATGAGAGACATAAAACGGCTGAACAATGGGGTTTCCAGCAGGCGACTTTTCATCCGTGACATTCAAAGACGTGTCATCCAAGAGAAAAGCTGGGGAATTTGGGGCGACGGACATTTGTTCCACCTTGCAATCGAGCGTGGAAGGTAAACCCTTCCATGCTAAGTCACCATTAACTTGGGCAGGGTCGACATTTGGCGTCGGATTTGTAGGGAAACCATTGTACCAGCCAACTTGAGGGACGTCACCGCCATATTGGGTGTCTATCTGCCCCAAGCTTGCTTTAGCCCATGTTCCCTCAGTCGGCTGATTGAGATTTGGTGTGTTAAGAACATCATTGATGACACTCCGAAGAGCATTCGTGTCATGATTTTTGGATGCTTCAAAAGCTCGTTCGGCGTACTCACTCATTATGTTTTGGTTGCCTTGCACATCACCATCATAAGCGTATTGACGCTTGTAAAATTCCTTCTTTTCAAGATGGCGACGAACCATGACATGATCATTCGCTTTTGAGCCAGAAATAAGGAAGAACAAAAACAGGCATGCCTGTAAGGCAATAA
It encodes:
- a CDS encoding Sec14 cytosolic factor, whose amino-acid sequence is MSEPMSSNQQQALPGRPGNLDPGQQHKLSKMRDQLKQHGFYAPERHDDAYLCRFMRARKWDFEAAKSMLFESETWRCEFKVDELYENFSFPEKEAVNELYPKFYHKTDKDGRPLYIEQLGKLDLNKLFNVTTPERLIQELVYEYEKCLHERLPVCSAINQNLIETSCTVMDLKNVGIGQFWKVSSYVQQASKIGQYYYPETMGRFYIINAPYIFTTVWTVVKAWLDPVTREKIQILGSNYIGELAKQIPMENIPSLIGGKCQCQGGCMMSDAGPWNTPEGEEIIRTRNEEKRKIKNEYLGMGGKEPPARVEAASHDQSSTALASVNESKDAKEQKESNNQAEDHAPMVSASAALSKKKVSNSNGVDESSESKKQEDDAQSTKQANSSGEIASHDILNESVATARISSKDSEPHAAPSLSEPGSDGLAPPTTAQPLSNAIASTKH
- a CDS encoding N-alpha-acetyltransferase 10/11; the protein is MNIRQATMDDMMGMQNCNLHNLPENYTMRYYFYHALTWPQLSYVAEDENGNIVGYILGKMDEDPEDGVPAGHVTSISVLRSHRRLGLANKLMKLSQTAMRDVFGANHVSLHVRESNRAAISLYTQALGFQVQGTEASYYADGENALSMRLLLK